In the genome of Thermosphaera aggregans DSM 11486, one region contains:
- a CDS encoding PLP-dependent cysteine synthase family protein, whose product MKVCKDVVECIGATPIIRLSKIVPESFEPEIWAKMEFTNPTGSVKDRMAYYMIKKAMEKGELKPGMTLVVPTTGNTGIAFSALGSVLGFKVLIVIPEEMSAERFMLMRLFGADFYFTPGGESDADKALEIAKKLSAENPDKYYFFDQWGDEANVEAHYETTGKEILDQIGCPKAFVAEIGTGGTLMGIAKRLKEECRDVIVAGAEPAECPVAAGWFKTGKPGPWGRHEIEGVGDGFIPDIVMRYKHLLDDFVTVTSDEAINMARLIARKEGLPVGISSGANVVAAIKLAQEHRLKKGDKVVTILPDYAARYFSTRLFKKQREIASRKQILEELDI is encoded by the coding sequence ATGAAAGTATGTAAAGACGTGGTGGAATGTATCGGCGCAACACCTATTATAAGGCTATCTAAAATAGTGCCCGAAAGCTTCGAGCCAGAGATATGGGCTAAGATGGAGTTCACGAATCCCACCGGGAGCGTTAAGGATAGAATGGCATACTACATGATAAAGAAAGCAATGGAGAAGGGTGAGCTGAAACCTGGAATGACCCTTGTAGTTCCAACAACTGGGAATACGGGCATAGCGTTCTCAGCACTCGGAAGCGTTCTAGGTTTCAAAGTACTAATAGTGATCCCTGAAGAAATGAGTGCCGAGAGATTCATGCTCATGAGGCTGTTCGGTGCCGACTTCTACTTCACACCCGGAGGCGAGAGCGATGCTGATAAAGCATTGGAGATAGCCAAGAAACTTTCCGCGGAAAACCCGGATAAATACTATTTCTTCGACCAATGGGGTGATGAAGCGAATGTTGAAGCACACTATGAGACTACGGGTAAGGAAATACTGGACCAAATAGGTTGCCCCAAGGCATTCGTGGCGGAGATTGGCACAGGCGGTACTTTAATGGGTATTGCTAAGAGGCTTAAGGAGGAGTGCAGAGACGTGATAGTTGCCGGTGCAGAACCCGCTGAATGCCCTGTTGCAGCCGGGTGGTTTAAGACGGGCAAGCCAGGTCCATGGGGTAGGCATGAAATCGAAGGCGTAGGTGACGGATTCATCCCGGACATTGTGATGAGGTACAAGCATTTGCTAGACGACTTCGTAACCGTGACAAGCGATGAAGCAATAAACATGGCCAGGCTTATAGCCAGGAAAGAGGGCCTCCCCGTAGGGATTAGTAGTGGAGCAAACGTGGTGGCAGCCATTAAGCTGGCTCAGGAGCACAGGCTCAAGAAGGGAGACAAAGTGGTAACCATACTGCCAGATTACGCTGCTAGATACTTTAGTACTAGGCTTTTCAAGAAGCAGAGAGAGATAGCTAGTAGAAAGCAGATCTTGGAAGAACTAGATATTTAA
- a CDS encoding MFS transporter — protein MRASNGADIDANKKIYLVETATYNFAVNISLGMSNALLIRLLSYGVSELGLLTFVRILAYGVSQVPAALLVERYRHRRKMLWNLFGALNRLGPSLLVLSLIIPREYSLPFAVVVSFLSQFAGGIAGVAATDVLADIISVEESPHFFSKVNQLNYVSISLAFITSFATFALISDYLVSYQLLYITSFIIGLVSTVFLIRIRDPKGFIHYEKPSVRFYDDLEVVKLILHDGRLRRYLLVISLFNFAVNIPAPFWDYIVMVVIGGNELIVVLKNVVSLVVKAVGMFFWRREIVKFGLRKVTVLGMASTSVVPILYKDFATSTSLLGIEAVSGYIWAPLDLSIFLYNAYLPPKEVRPAYLSILGLTINSVSSLASMMGTLIAVSTGDVGSVLLASSVLRGVTATIAYAALPEIEEKYISEHKY, from the coding sequence ATGAGAGCGAGTAACGGTGCAGACATTGATGCAAATAAGAAGATATATCTCGTAGAGACTGCTACATATAATTTCGCAGTAAACATTTCGTTAGGGATGAGCAATGCTTTACTGATAAGGCTCCTCTCATACGGTGTTTCCGAACTCGGTTTACTTACATTTGTTAGGATACTTGCATACGGGGTCAGCCAGGTCCCCGCGGCCCTCCTCGTTGAACGTTACCGGCACAGGAGAAAAATGTTGTGGAATTTGTTCGGAGCTTTAAACAGGCTGGGGCCAAGCCTACTGGTTTTATCACTAATCATCCCGAGAGAGTATTCCCTACCCTTTGCCGTAGTGGTCTCTTTCTTATCTCAGTTCGCGGGAGGGATTGCCGGGGTCGCGGCTACAGACGTTCTAGCCGACATCATATCTGTTGAAGAATCCCCGCATTTCTTCTCCAAGGTCAACCAGTTAAATTATGTTTCAATAAGTCTTGCTTTCATAACCTCATTCGCAACTTTTGCATTAATATCTGACTACCTGGTCTCATACCAACTCCTTTACATTACGTCTTTCATTATAGGACTGGTCTCCACGGTCTTCTTGATCAGAATAAGGGATCCGAAGGGGTTTATACATTATGAGAAACCATCGGTTAGGTTTTACGATGATCTGGAGGTCGTGAAATTAATTCTTCATGACGGGAGGCTCAGGAGATACCTTCTAGTTATATCATTGTTCAACTTCGCAGTCAACATCCCCGCCCCGTTCTGGGATTACATTGTTATGGTTGTAATAGGGGGTAACGAGTTGATAGTTGTACTGAAGAATGTTGTAAGCTTAGTGGTCAAAGCCGTGGGCATGTTCTTCTGGAGGAGGGAAATTGTTAAATTTGGTTTGAGAAAGGTAACGGTGCTCGGGATGGCTTCAACATCTGTGGTTCCAATACTTTACAAGGATTTCGCCACTTCCACGAGCCTCCTGGGAATCGAAGCCGTTAGCGGCTACATATGGGCTCCCCTGGACCTCTCCATCTTCCTCTACAATGCTTACCTACCTCCGAAGGAGGTTAGACCAGCCTACCTCTCCATCCTGGGTTTAACTATAAACTCAGTTTCCAGTTTAGCATCAATGATGGGTACATTAATAGCTGTTTCAACCGGGGATGTGGGCAGTGTTCTCTTAGCTTCAAGTGTTTTGAGAGGCGTTACTGCTACGATAGCCTACGCCGCACTCCCCGAAATAGAGGAGAAGTATATTTCAGAACACAAGTATTAG
- a CDS encoding Nre family DNA repair protein encodes MRLDPNLCILCRGRGFCGLSYCPVLSRTRAQIKLKKVESSKVIEGSSPPAVFVGRYGYPYVRIGASTPPLMGDTSLYDYPEKWLNLKIDDVLDFRWSLITGFTVNQVKAVDNPLVENMRLMVMSVKPVDVYIEVSKPPRPVITFDEHLPPMGPRSPLEKVKIIGNPSIPKPIDTVVSDHDLEAEKAVLKLYFDGIPVSHIQKIFSIGALGVRGQRRLVPTRWSITAVDYIISRNLLKNVKKYEVLGEIQVFEHRIHGNLFLAILYPEKWSYEWMEAWWPGSTWNPLSSSVVVEGDYEDYKGRDTYPGIGGCYYASMLATLEYLNRVKKQATAILLREIYPSFNIPIGVWFVRESVRAMFSKPPVLKTTSLKEVRSYLDTTTKLGALKWFSSSRLIQRIITGRKITDFFEKG; translated from the coding sequence ATGAGATTGGACCCTAATTTGTGCATATTGTGTAGAGGGAGAGGATTCTGCGGTCTTTCATACTGCCCAGTTCTGTCCAGGACGAGAGCCCAGATCAAGTTGAAAAAAGTCGAAAGCTCGAAAGTGATTGAGGGCTCATCACCTCCCGCGGTTTTCGTGGGCCGATATGGGTATCCATATGTTAGGATTGGGGCATCCACGCCGCCTTTGATGGGTGACACTTCTCTCTACGATTATCCTGAGAAATGGCTGAATCTCAAGATAGATGATGTGTTGGATTTCAGGTGGAGCTTGATTACAGGGTTCACTGTTAACCAGGTTAAAGCGGTGGATAATCCATTAGTGGAAAATATGAGATTAATGGTTATGAGTGTGAAGCCTGTTGACGTTTACATCGAGGTCTCAAAGCCCCCAAGGCCCGTGATCACTTTCGATGAACATCTACCACCCATGGGCCCCAGGTCTCCTTTGGAAAAAGTAAAAATAATCGGGAACCCCAGCATACCCAAGCCTATAGACACCGTGGTTTCAGACCATGATCTCGAGGCTGAGAAAGCAGTGTTGAAGCTGTACTTTGATGGCATTCCTGTCTCTCATATTCAGAAAATATTTAGCATAGGGGCCCTCGGGGTTAGAGGGCAGAGAAGGCTCGTCCCCACTAGGTGGAGCATTACAGCCGTGGATTACATTATCTCTAGGAATCTCTTGAAGAATGTTAAAAAATATGAAGTATTAGGTGAGATTCAAGTATTTGAACACAGGATTCATGGGAACCTGTTTCTTGCAATACTCTACCCTGAAAAATGGAGTTACGAATGGATGGAGGCTTGGTGGCCAGGGTCAACCTGGAACCCGTTATCATCCAGCGTCGTTGTGGAGGGAGACTACGAGGACTACAAAGGCAGGGATACATATCCCGGGATAGGTGGTTGTTACTATGCCAGCATGCTTGCAACTCTCGAGTATTTAAACCGGGTTAAGAAGCAGGCTACTGCGATCCTGCTCCGGGAGATTTATCCGAGTTTCAACATACCAATAGGTGTTTGGTTTGTAAGAGAATCTGTGAGGGCAATGTTTTCAAAACCACCTGTTTTAAAAACTACGAGCCTTAAAGAGGTTAGGAGCTATCTTGACACAACCACTAAACTCGGAGCGTTGAAATGGTTTTCATCGTCTAGGCTTATTCAAAGGATTATCACTGGGAGGAAAATCACAGATTTCTTTGAAAAGGGGTAG
- a CDS encoding SPL family radical SAM protein, translated as MFKTCQIIKRRTMTALSRSGLPGLDYALNPYTGCAHACIYCYARLYTHDRRVSENWGRIVVVKENLLEVLNSEVKRLRKGVVGVGTVTDAYQPIEAVYKLTREAVRILLSNGFKVSIQTKNPLILRDIDVLSRGKELVDVGFTITSVKCSKSRLMEPNAPCPEARIEALRKLSGLGFKTWIFYGPIIPGFNDDEDTITSLVDIALETNSVLYYDPLHFKPFMKDPKHPLFPLYASNSLSEIIGKAISRLRQKCLERDIQCRGGFEY; from the coding sequence ATGTTCAAGACCTGTCAGATAATCAAGCGGAGAACGATGACAGCTTTGTCGAGGAGTGGATTGCCAGGGCTTGACTATGCTTTAAACCCTTATACGGGTTGTGCTCACGCCTGTATCTACTGCTACGCCAGGCTTTACACCCACGATAGGAGAGTCTCTGAGAATTGGGGGAGGATTGTAGTAGTTAAGGAGAATCTTCTCGAGGTTTTAAACAGCGAGGTTAAAAGGTTGAGAAAGGGCGTGGTCGGTGTGGGAACGGTAACGGATGCTTACCAGCCTATTGAAGCCGTGTACAAACTCACTCGGGAGGCTGTGAGAATCCTGTTGAGCAACGGGTTCAAGGTATCTATTCAAACTAAAAACCCATTAATATTGAGGGATATTGATGTTCTATCAAGAGGTAAAGAACTTGTTGACGTCGGTTTTACCATTACCTCGGTTAAATGTAGCAAGTCAAGATTGATGGAGCCCAACGCGCCATGTCCTGAAGCAAGAATAGAGGCTTTGAGAAAACTTAGTGGGTTAGGTTTTAAGACATGGATCTTCTACGGTCCTATTATACCAGGCTTCAATGATGATGAAGACACGATAACATCGCTTGTTGACATTGCGTTGGAAACTAATAGTGTCCTTTACTATGATCCTCTACACTTTAAGCCGTTCATGAAGGATCCTAAACATCCATTATTCCCTCTCTATGCTTCAAACTCCTTATCTGAAATAATCGGCAAAGCAATATCGCGCTTGCGTCAAAAATGTCTGGAGCGAGACATTCAGTGTAGAGGAGGGTTTGAATATTGA
- the rimI gene encoding ribosomal protein S18-alanine N-acetyltransferase, which produces MNGLECLAIRLFKINDLSQVLMVEKESFHPGQQYDESVFMRYLDMKHVFLVADLCGKIIGYVLGFVEDSSIAHLASIAVSPSYRGLGIGRQLLEEFEKKATALGAKRIVLEVSTSNTVALNMYVKKGYRIVRRIPKYYGDEDAYLMIKDFKS; this is translated from the coding sequence TTGAATGGGTTAGAATGTTTAGCGATCAGGCTTTTCAAAATTAATGATTTAAGCCAAGTTTTGATGGTTGAAAAAGAATCGTTTCATCCGGGTCAGCAGTATGACGAGTCTGTATTTATGCGCTATCTAGACATGAAGCATGTTTTTCTAGTAGCGGATTTATGTGGAAAAATAATTGGTTATGTACTGGGTTTTGTAGAAGATTCTTCCATCGCTCACCTGGCCTCCATAGCAGTTAGTCCTTCTTACAGGGGCTTGGGGATAGGGAGGCAGCTTCTCGAAGAATTTGAGAAGAAAGCAACAGCGTTAGGGGCGAAGAGAATAGTCTTAGAAGTCAGCACGTCTAACACTGTTGCTCTAAACATGTATGTGAAAAAAGGCTACAGGATTGTGAGGCGTATACCCAAATATTACGGAGATGAGGACGCATACCTGATGATAAAAGATTTTAAATCGTAA
- a CDS encoding alcohol dehydrogenase catalytic domain-containing protein encodes MKALVLHAPKKLHLEEVEDPSIANNEVLIKVRRVGICGTDKAFYKGSYKPGKLPLIPGHELVGKIVDVGKNVDPSLIGTEVTSEINFHCGKCSFCSEGLKTHCPYRETLGITRDGGMAEFVVSRFDLIHSVEGLSNVQSAFVEPLASIVEMLELAPVKTFHNVAVIGVGTIGLLALRTISAVARPIKLVAVVRKDSPKQVFVKNSNVDEIVSEDEVIEYVRKHTREGQGFDYVVEATGTPEGLKLAVEIVKPRGLISVKSTHGMTIDFDVTKFVVKEAKLVGSRCGPFERAIEILRKGLVKVDDLVTSEYPLDKGVEAFEKSFQRDQVKVHILV; translated from the coding sequence ATGAAGGCTCTAGTTCTTCATGCTCCGAAAAAGCTACACCTAGAAGAGGTTGAAGATCCCAGCATTGCCAATAATGAAGTACTCATAAAGGTTAGAAGAGTGGGAATCTGCGGAACTGATAAAGCCTTTTACAAGGGGAGTTACAAACCAGGCAAGTTGCCCTTAATCCCCGGTCACGAATTAGTGGGAAAAATAGTAGATGTCGGCAAAAACGTAGATCCATCTTTAATCGGCACTGAAGTGACAAGCGAGATAAACTTTCACTGCGGAAAATGTTCGTTTTGTAGTGAAGGATTGAAAACTCATTGCCCTTACAGGGAAACCCTTGGAATAACCAGAGACGGTGGCATGGCGGAATTCGTAGTTTCAAGGTTTGACCTCATCCATAGCGTAGAGGGGCTTTCCAACGTTCAATCCGCTTTCGTAGAGCCCCTGGCCTCCATAGTTGAAATGCTGGAGTTGGCGCCTGTTAAAACCTTTCACAACGTTGCCGTAATAGGTGTGGGAACTATAGGATTGCTCGCGTTAAGAACCATATCAGCCGTGGCCAGACCCATCAAACTAGTCGCTGTAGTAAGGAAAGACTCTCCCAAGCAAGTTTTTGTCAAGAATTCGAATGTGGATGAAATAGTCAGTGAAGACGAGGTAATCGAATACGTTAGAAAACATACTAGAGAGGGGCAAGGCTTTGATTACGTAGTAGAAGCCACCGGAACCCCCGAGGGTTTGAAATTAGCAGTTGAAATTGTAAAACCTAGAGGCCTTATTTCGGTTAAATCCACCCATGGGATGACAATCGATTTTGATGTTACCAAATTCGTAGTGAAGGAAGCCAAGCTTGTGGGAAGCAGATGTGGACCCTTTGAAAGAGCGATCGAAATATTGAGAAAGGGGCTCGTCAAAGTCGATGACCTAGTAACTAGCGAATACCCTCTTGATAAAGGAGTTGAAGCCTTCGAAAAAAGTTTTCAACGAGATCAAGTTAAAGTTCACATATTAGTCTAA
- a CDS encoding ABC transporter permease produces MTPIEDVITLLSLSLTSMTPLLLASTGEILTEKSGVVNIGLEGIMILTALTSAIVTNYTGNPYLALLVSSAVGLAIGMLMGYLSSYLHSNQIVVGTGINMLALGIATLTLYRLWGEYGGSPSVGKLADLQLPIGNAILTLKPISVVAIGLAIASWFLLEKTTWGLRIRACGENPHSAEAMGVNVYRTRLLLTGIGGAYTGIAGSFLVVNWVGFFSREMTSGRGFVALANVSFSNWHPLTAILGAFLFGFFEAFATWVSLKVQQVILPEYLTFLRTSGQSLFKAFPYLATLVTVVVIMKKVKMPRALGKPYIKE; encoded by the coding sequence GTGACACCTATTGAGGACGTAATAACCTTATTATCCCTATCTCTGACATCTATGACACCGCTTCTACTTGCCTCCACGGGTGAGATACTTACTGAGAAATCCGGCGTAGTTAACATAGGTCTTGAAGGCATAATGATACTTACAGCTTTAACGAGTGCCATAGTCACTAACTATACTGGCAACCCATATCTGGCATTGTTGGTCTCCTCGGCTGTTGGTCTCGCGATCGGGATGCTAATGGGATATCTCAGTTCCTATCTTCACAGCAACCAGATAGTGGTGGGCACTGGGATCAATATGCTAGCACTCGGGATAGCCACGCTAACGCTTTATAGACTTTGGGGAGAGTATGGCGGGTCTCCAAGCGTGGGGAAACTGGCAGATCTTCAGCTACCCATAGGTAATGCTATTCTTACTTTGAAACCAATAAGTGTTGTAGCAATAGGGCTCGCAATAGCTTCATGGTTCTTGCTCGAGAAAACCACTTGGGGGCTTAGAATAAGGGCTTGCGGCGAAAACCCGCACTCCGCCGAAGCCATGGGGGTGAACGTGTATAGAACCAGGCTTCTCTTAACCGGTATTGGTGGGGCTTATACAGGAATAGCAGGTTCGTTCCTAGTCGTCAACTGGGTAGGGTTTTTCAGCAGAGAAATGACTTCGGGAAGAGGCTTTGTCGCACTCGCTAATGTATCCTTCAGCAACTGGCACCCGTTGACAGCCATTCTGGGAGCATTCCTCTTCGGATTTTTCGAAGCTTTCGCAACATGGGTGTCGCTGAAAGTCCAGCAAGTCATCCTCCCAGAGTACTTGACATTCTTGAGGACAAGCGGGCAGAGCTTGTTTAAAGCCTTTCCCTACTTGGCTACACTCGTAACCGTCGTGGTGATCATGAAGAAGGTTAAAATGCCAAGAGCTCTGGGTAAGCCCTACATAAAAGAGTAG